A window from Marinagarivorans cellulosilyticus encodes these proteins:
- a CDS encoding sensor histidine kinase produces MKSTLQCCFLLALCGLCPLISWAQVWPENAINLVANSDGRPVVADVKYWPDPDGLNPEQVIERGRFRTVGSDKFSFYAKKHWYSLRLSNPSDSAVHYFLATGLPSTPLLKAYWVDGGTVVEHFSSLASDPFAARPLVYPLLFIPVKLPAYSSKKLLIEHQSLANYPLALRVVSAEVLQEKMSFFTLVRGIVFGALFVFFILFVAQACSTPSSALIYYCCYIAGLILLVGQVFGYNFTYLWPTSGNFNQLFTPLITGITYSFYYLFSAHLFNLREQFNTLYRVTILLAVLAFLLAVANVALDVFWLLAALALLGLPVPIVIAVWARRKQLTSANLFLAGSILHCSLSYLLALECLGVHLGYSYYLFSLLSAGQILDLGLFSTALLRQASHLRKALYDQLEQRVSDAETLASAEKERAMMLASRQAEALSLATATHDLNQPLAAIRFALALVDDQKNTGAKEHIVKTLNYTEELLKSMTKHGKDDYEHARQQVAAQQVFVQVQKRQSELFKQKGLAFRIHMGVAEFECMPVILQRIVDNLLVNAARYTSRGGVLLSVRRRAGAVLVQVWDTGSGMTPAQVERFKQPFTQENSQSLQGFGLGLFIVKTLAEKAGYSLSIRSELGRGSCVSVLLPQHAAKSSHL; encoded by the coding sequence ATGAAATCGACATTGCAATGTTGTTTCTTGCTGGCACTGTGCGGCTTGTGCCCGTTGATATCTTGGGCGCAGGTATGGCCGGAAAACGCGATTAATCTAGTGGCCAATAGCGATGGCCGGCCTGTGGTTGCGGACGTTAAGTATTGGCCGGATCCTGATGGGCTTAACCCTGAGCAAGTTATTGAGCGGGGGCGCTTTCGAACGGTGGGTAGTGATAAGTTTTCGTTTTATGCAAAAAAACATTGGTATTCACTGCGCCTTTCAAACCCAAGTGATTCTGCGGTGCATTATTTCTTGGCGACCGGCTTGCCTAGTACTCCCTTATTAAAAGCCTATTGGGTTGATGGTGGCACGGTTGTTGAGCATTTTTCCTCGTTGGCTAGCGACCCATTTGCGGCTCGCCCCTTGGTGTACCCTCTATTATTTATTCCTGTTAAATTACCGGCTTATAGCTCAAAAAAGTTACTCATTGAACATCAAAGTTTAGCGAACTACCCGTTGGCCCTTAGGGTGGTGAGTGCTGAAGTTCTGCAGGAAAAGATGTCCTTTTTTACTCTAGTTCGGGGTATTGTTTTTGGGGCGCTATTTGTATTTTTTATCTTGTTTGTTGCTCAAGCGTGCTCTACACCCAGTTCGGCATTGATTTATTATTGTTGCTATATTGCAGGCCTTATTTTGTTGGTCGGTCAAGTCTTTGGTTATAACTTTACTTATCTGTGGCCTACTTCTGGTAACTTTAATCAGCTATTTACACCGTTAATTACAGGTATTACGTACAGTTTTTATTACCTGTTTAGCGCGCATCTATTCAATTTGCGTGAACAATTTAATACTTTGTATCGTGTGACAATTTTGTTAGCGGTTTTGGCATTTTTACTTGCCGTAGCGAATGTGGCGCTGGATGTTTTTTGGTTGCTAGCTGCGCTTGCGTTGCTGGGGTTGCCGGTACCTATTGTTATTGCCGTGTGGGCGCGTCGCAAACAATTGACGTCGGCAAATCTTTTTTTGGCCGGCTCCATTTTACACTGCAGTTTGAGCTATTTATTAGCGCTAGAGTGTTTAGGTGTTCACTTGGGCTATAGCTATTATTTGTTTAGCCTTTTAAGTGCAGGGCAAATCCTGGATCTCGGCTTGTTTTCAACCGCGTTATTACGGCAGGCAAGTCACTTACGAAAGGCACTGTATGACCAGCTAGAACAGCGTGTCAGTGATGCAGAAACACTAGCGTCAGCAGAAAAAGAGCGCGCTATGATGTTGGCTAGTAGGCAGGCAGAAGCGCTGAGTTTGGCCACTGCGACACACGATCTAAACCAACCGCTAGCGGCTATTCGCTTTGCTTTAGCGCTTGTCGATGATCAAAAAAATACCGGTGCAAAAGAGCATATAGTTAAAACTCTTAATTACACCGAAGAACTGCTAAAAAGCATGACTAAGCACGGCAAGGATGACTATGAGCATGCTCGCCAACAAGTGGCAGCGCAGCAGGTTTTTGTCCAGGTGCAAAAGCGTCAAAGCGAGCTATTTAAGCAAAAGGGGTTGGCGTTTCGCATTCATATGGGCGTTGCAGAGTTTGAGTGTATGCCCGTAATCTTGCAGCGTATTGTCGATAATTTACTTGTCAATGCGGCGCGTTATACCAGCCGTGGTGGTGTGTTGCTGAGCGTTAGGCGCAGGGCTGGCGCCGTTCTTGTACAGGTTTGGGATACCGGGAGCGGGATGACGCCTGCGCAGGTCGAGCGCTTTAAGCAGCCTTTCACACAAGAGAACTCGCAGTCGTTACAGGGCTTTGGATTAGGGCTTTTTATTGTAAAAA
- a CDS encoding response regulator transcription factor, with amino-acid sequence MTKTYLTRILLVDDHALFRSSLSMLLEHSLNCQVVKACDSLSSVKADVDALKPDIVLMDYHMPNGDALAIGQRLKQRTPSLKLIYLTGTQSGIVLNQLVQSKADGVLHKEITPEELSDALSLVSNGQRAISQHIKDKLPPEQSHFTEREFQLFRLLVQGANTKQIAEQLSISPRTAEKHRENLFKKANVQNMAQLIELGYKWQILDIEAGT; translated from the coding sequence ATGACGAAAACTTACTTAACACGCATATTGCTAGTTGACGACCACGCTCTATTTCGCAGCTCGTTATCCATGCTTTTGGAGCACTCATTGAATTGCCAAGTTGTAAAAGCCTGCGATTCGCTAAGCTCAGTCAAAGCCGACGTGGATGCGTTAAAACCAGATATCGTTTTAATGGATTACCATATGCCCAATGGTGATGCGCTTGCCATTGGGCAGCGCCTCAAGCAGAGAACCCCTAGTTTAAAGCTAATTTATTTAACCGGTACGCAATCTGGCATAGTGCTAAACCAACTCGTACAGAGCAAAGCCGACGGCGTGCTACACAAAGAGATCACACCCGAAGAGCTATCAGACGCCTTAAGCTTGGTGAGTAATGGGCAGCGTGCGATATCGCAGCATATCAAAGATAAACTACCTCCCGAGCAGTCCCATTTTACCGAGCGCGAGTTTCAGCTATTTCGTTTACTCGTACAAGGTGCCAACACCAAACAAATTGCCGAGCAGCTCAGCATATCTCCGCGCACGGCAGAAAAGCACCGAGAGAACCTTTTCAAAAAAGCCAACGTTCAGAATATGGCCCAATTAATAGAGCTTGGCTACAAATGGCAAATTTTGGATATTGAAGCTGGCACTTAG
- a CDS encoding tetratricopeptide repeat protein, whose amino-acid sequence MRLKKNLTRSLLCSTLSAALLTGGMTVVSSVSFAESFPGCGTEPVKPRRLPALGQKLFKKLAPVDEMISPEEDPKTGVTPEPNFKEGWNRLQKIVNRCDDCNPYEQAQLYNRAAYVNYSLENVKGAISYYEKVAALSPGIPLSLEQQSLFTTAQLKASLEDYKGAMATFKKWEKTCPTVVPTDYYYMLAQIYYQMGDKKSALSFANKAVKNVEAKGQTPKETWYRLQMALYVDKEDFKTATTVAEKIAVNYPKPKNISQLAGLYGLTGKEKEQRGLLDALNVLGALEKESQVRNLASLYQSGEAPYLAAKVLKTHLKKGTLPRNAKNLEYLGAALRQSQEIKESIPVMEEAAKKASDGKLYAQLSAIYLDAEEYKKSIAAANQALKKGKLKYPGEPHFYKGNAEMQLKRFGSAIESLRKARKDERFGKYASDLLRYVESEKAREDGLKKAAREAEEEAQALDVLPEDAA is encoded by the coding sequence ATGCGTTTGAAAAAAAATTTAACCCGCTCGTTATTGTGCAGCACATTGTCTGCTGCATTATTGACCGGCGGTATGACCGTTGTGTCGTCTGTGAGTTTTGCGGAGTCTTTCCCCGGTTGTGGGACTGAGCCTGTAAAGCCTCGTCGTTTACCGGCATTGGGTCAAAAGCTGTTTAAAAAGCTTGCACCTGTGGATGAAATGATTAGTCCAGAGGAAGATCCCAAAACTGGGGTTACACCGGAACCAAACTTCAAAGAAGGCTGGAATCGCTTACAGAAGATTGTAAATCGTTGTGACGACTGTAACCCGTACGAACAAGCTCAATTATATAATCGTGCGGCTTACGTTAATTACTCGTTAGAAAATGTAAAAGGTGCTATCTCTTATTACGAAAAGGTTGCAGCCTTATCACCAGGCATTCCACTGTCGCTTGAGCAGCAAAGCTTGTTTACGACTGCGCAATTAAAGGCTTCGCTCGAAGACTATAAAGGCGCTATGGCGACGTTTAAAAAGTGGGAAAAAACCTGCCCTACCGTTGTGCCTACAGACTATTACTACATGCTGGCGCAAATTTATTATCAAATGGGCGATAAGAAGTCAGCATTAAGCTTTGCTAATAAAGCGGTAAAAAATGTTGAGGCTAAAGGGCAGACTCCAAAAGAAACTTGGTATCGCTTACAAATGGCGCTTTATGTAGATAAAGAAGATTTTAAAACAGCAACAACTGTCGCTGAAAAAATTGCCGTTAATTACCCTAAGCCTAAAAACATCTCTCAGTTGGCAGGCCTTTACGGCTTGACAGGAAAAGAGAAAGAGCAGCGCGGTTTACTGGATGCTTTAAATGTTTTAGGTGCGCTTGAGAAAGAGTCGCAGGTTCGAAACTTAGCATCTTTGTATCAATCTGGGGAAGCTCCTTACCTTGCGGCCAAAGTGCTTAAAACGCATTTGAAAAAAGGCACTTTGCCACGAAATGCTAAAAATCTAGAGTACTTAGGTGCTGCGCTTCGTCAATCGCAAGAGATTAAAGAGTCTATTCCTGTGATGGAGGAGGCTGCTAAAAAGGCTTCTGATGGCAAGTTATACGCTCAATTATCAGCGATTTATCTTGATGCGGAAGAGTACAAAAAGTCTATAGCTGCAGCTAACCAAGCTCTCAAAAAGGGTAAGCTTAAATATCCTGGCGAGCCACACTTTTACAAAGGCAACGCCGAGATGCAGCTTAAGCGCTTTGGTTCAGCCATTGAAAGCTTGAGGAAAGCGCGTAAAGATGAGCGCTTTGGTAAGTATGCTAGTGATCTATTGCGTTATGTAGAGTCTGAGAAAGCACGCGAAGATGGTTTGAAAAAAGCCGCTCGCGAAGCTGAAGAAGAAGCCCAGGCGCTAGATGTGCTCCCTGAAGATGCCGCTTAG
- a CDS encoding energy transducer TonB, with product MSMVRFIFSGALAAVVTAALVLLMHVLIQTNIKAPGEVKKYKVPDIVMPEREITTEYDTSKPERPDEVDEPPPEMPEMEFDAPETSNEGISINGPKIDKPKVAGPGGFGGDGEMIPITKIAAQYPSRALSRGKEGYCTIEYTVTEIGTTADHVAVDCPESIFVRSSIKAASKFKYKPRVVDGKAIRVPGVQNRFIFEMQK from the coding sequence ATGAGTATGGTGAGATTCATATTTTCAGGTGCGTTAGCGGCGGTAGTTACTGCTGCGCTAGTCCTGTTGATGCACGTATTGATTCAAACAAATATCAAAGCGCCTGGTGAAGTAAAAAAGTATAAGGTGCCTGATATTGTGATGCCTGAGCGCGAAATCACAACGGAATACGATACCAGTAAGCCTGAGCGTCCTGATGAAGTTGACGAGCCGCCACCCGAAATGCCAGAAATGGAATTCGACGCGCCAGAAACTTCTAACGAAGGGATCAGTATTAATGGGCCGAAAATTGATAAGCCTAAAGTTGCAGGCCCTGGTGGTTTTGGCGGTGATGGCGAGATGATTCCAATTACTAAAATTGCTGCGCAATATCCGTCTCGTGCTTTGAGCCGAGGTAAAGAGGGTTATTGTACGATTGAATATACCGTGACAGAAATTGGTACTACGGCGGACCACGTTGCTGTTGATTGCCCTGAAAGTATATTCGTGCGTTCATCTATCAAGGCGGCTAGCAAATTTAAATATAAGCCACGCGTTGTAGACGGTAAGGCAATCCGAGTGCCCGGTGTCCAAAACCGTTTCATTTTTGAAATGCAAAAGTAG
- a CDS encoding ExbD/TolR family protein: MSRQNSATDEEAGAIDLTPMLDVVFIMLIFFIVTATFIKEPGVEVERPDATTSDYKNSKILIAVDNDDKIWIDKNEIDEALVKDQIELLIAENPKSPVVIQADSKSTIKMLNIVAQKAREVGVADISIATNKQ; this comes from the coding sequence ATGAGCAGACAAAATTCCGCTACCGATGAAGAAGCCGGCGCAATTGACTTAACGCCAATGCTCGACGTGGTTTTTATCATGTTGATCTTCTTTATCGTGACGGCAACCTTTATCAAAGAACCGGGTGTTGAAGTAGAGCGCCCAGATGCCACAACATCCGATTACAAGAATTCAAAAATCCTTATTGCCGTCGATAACGACGATAAAATCTGGATCGATAAGAATGAAATTGATGAGGCTTTGGTAAAAGATCAGATCGAATTATTGATTGCTGAAAACCCCAAGAGCCCTGTTGTGATTCAAGCTGATAGTAAATCAACTATTAAAATGCTCAACATCGTGGCGCAAAAGGCCCGCGAAGTCGGCGTGGCTGATATCTCTATAGCAACTAATAAGCAATAA
- a CDS encoding MotA/TolQ/ExbB proton channel family protein has product MNDVIAALSTVETFVDSGGPILMVIAAVTCVMWTLIFERLWFYKATLRNTVNGTVKRWDARAERKSWNAHQIRIAMISRVTEQIRLNLDVIGTLVALCPLFGLLGTVVGMIEVFNVLATSGGADAKSMAGGVKQATIPTMAGMVAAISGVFGSTIVNQIANRESQLLEDHMTMDH; this is encoded by the coding sequence ATGAATGACGTAATAGCAGCATTATCTACCGTCGAGACATTCGTTGATTCGGGTGGTCCAATCTTGATGGTAATTGCGGCAGTTACTTGTGTCATGTGGACGTTAATCTTTGAGCGTTTATGGTTTTACAAAGCGACGCTTCGTAATACTGTAAACGGTACCGTTAAGCGCTGGGATGCGCGGGCCGAGAGAAAATCTTGGAACGCGCATCAAATCCGTATCGCGATGATTTCGCGTGTAACTGAGCAAATTCGACTCAACCTTGATGTTATTGGCACTTTGGTTGCGTTGTGTCCTTTGTTCGGTTTGTTAGGTACGGTAGTGGGTATGATCGAAGTATTTAATGTTCTTGCGACCTCCGGCGGTGCGGATGCTAAATCCATGGCCGGCGGGGTAAAACAAGCAACTATTCCCACTATGGCTGGTATGGTGGCGGCGATTTCTGGTGTATTTGGCAGTACCATTGTTAACCAAATAGCCAACCGCGAAAGCCAGCTGCTTGAAGATCACATGACAATGGATCATTGA